From a region of the Cognatiyoonia koreensis genome:
- a CDS encoding substrate-binding protein: MSKSNFSRRGVLKTGAVASAGLMLPTYLRADGHTGYTNAPGDSGTVKIGFNVPQTGPYAEEGLDELRAQELAVEHLNGMGDGGMLNTFSEKNLDGTGILGKKVEFVTGDTQTKSDVARASAQSMIQKDGVIMVNGGSSSGVAIAVQGLCQEAGIIFMAGLTHSNDTTGKDRKANGFRHFFNGYMSGAALGPVLEKEYGNERNAYHLTADYTWGWTQQESIQAATEAIGWTTNQNVLTPVGAGDFSSYIAPVLNSGADTLILNHYGGDMVNSLTQAVQFGLKDKQVNGKDFKIIVPLYSELMAAGAGSNIEGVFGSMNWNWQLQDEGTKAFTKSFGEKYGFPPSGAAHTCYVQTLLYADAVTRAGTFNPCGVVEALEDFDFDGLGNGPTTYRGSDHQCFKDVLVMKGKENPTNQYDTLEIVEVTPRAQVEYPDDHPMFAGGDLGECNPGA; this comes from the coding sequence ATGTCCAAATCCAACTTCTCGCGTCGTGGCGTGCTGAAGACAGGTGCTGTTGCTAGTGCAGGTCTTATGTTGCCGACGTATCTTCGCGCTGACGGCCACACTGGCTATACCAACGCACCCGGCGACAGTGGGACCGTAAAAATCGGTTTCAACGTGCCGCAGACAGGTCCTTATGCCGAAGAAGGCTTGGACGAACTGCGTGCGCAAGAGCTTGCAGTCGAGCATCTCAACGGAATGGGTGACGGCGGCATGCTGAACACCTTCTCTGAAAAGAACCTCGACGGTACAGGTATCCTGGGCAAGAAAGTCGAATTTGTCACAGGTGATACGCAGACAAAATCTGACGTGGCACGTGCATCGGCACAGTCGATGATCCAGAAAGACGGCGTCATCATGGTGAACGGTGGTTCGTCCTCCGGTGTTGCCATTGCTGTGCAGGGTCTGTGTCAAGAAGCCGGCATCATCTTTATGGCCGGCCTCACCCACTCAAACGACACAACCGGTAAAGACCGCAAGGCCAACGGCTTCCGCCACTTCTTTAACGGTTACATGTCCGGCGCAGCACTTGGCCCAGTTCTTGAAAAAGAATACGGCAACGAGCGCAACGCCTACCACCTGACCGCAGACTACACATGGGGCTGGACACAGCAGGAATCCATTCAAGCTGCAACCGAGGCAATCGGCTGGACAACAAACCAGAACGTGCTGACACCGGTTGGTGCGGGTGACTTCTCGTCCTATATCGCGCCTGTTCTGAACTCCGGTGCAGATACACTGATCCTGAACCACTACGGTGGGGACATGGTGAACTCGCTGACACAAGCGGTGCAGTTCGGCCTGAAGGACAAGCAAGTTAACGGCAAAGACTTCAAGATCATCGTTCCGCTCTACTCCGAGTTGATGGCCGCTGGTGCGGGCTCCAACATCGAAGGCGTGTTCGGTTCGATGAACTGGAACTGGCAGTTGCAGGACGAAGGCACAAAGGCTTTCACAAAGTCCTTCGGCGAGAAGTACGGTTTCCCGCCATCCGGTGCGGCACATACATGCTACGTGCAAACACTGCTCTATGCTGATGCCGTAACCCGCGCTGGTACATTCAACCCATGTGGTGTTGTCGAAGCGCTCGAAGACTTCGACTTCGACGGTCTTGGCAACGGCCCGACGACTTACCGTGGGTCTGACCACCAGTGCTTCAAGGACGTACTTGTGATGAAGGGTAAAGAGAACCCGACAAACCAGTACGATACGCTTGAAATCGTGGAAGTCACACCACGTGCACAGGTCGAGTATCCGGATGACCATCCAATGTTCGCCGGTGGCGATCTGGGTGAATGTAACCCGGGCGCATAA
- a CDS encoding branched-chain amino acid ABC transporter permease has protein sequence MPQAIVQTLDGLSKGAAYALIALGLTLIFGTLGVVNFAHGALFMIGAFCAVAFQKLLAVSTIAIDETQTDFLGNPLKVETPYVISWFGENVGNGIINWSVPIAIVLVIPVMLFVGWVMERGLIKHFYKRPHADQILVTFGLAIVLGEVVRYFFGANPIQTPAPEHLRTSWDLGVGFGFQANEVIYPKWRLIYFFFSAAVICGVFAFLQFTTFGMVVRAGMADRETVGMLGINIDKRFTIMFGIAAAVAGMAGVMYAPILSPYYTLGMDFLVLSFVVVVVGGMGSLPGAVLSGFLLGILQSYAAMTQVKDIIPGIDQVIIYLVAIIILLTRPRGLMGRKGVMED, from the coding sequence CTGCCCCAAGCGATCGTGCAGACCCTTGACGGTCTGTCCAAAGGTGCCGCCTACGCGCTCATCGCGCTGGGCCTCACGCTTATCTTCGGTACCCTCGGCGTGGTTAACTTCGCGCACGGGGCCTTGTTCATGATCGGTGCCTTCTGCGCCGTGGCCTTCCAGAAACTGCTGGCGGTCAGCACCATTGCGATCGACGAAACGCAAACAGACTTCTTGGGAAATCCGCTCAAGGTCGAAACGCCATACGTGATCAGCTGGTTTGGTGAGAATGTCGGGAACGGCATCATCAACTGGTCCGTTCCGATTGCGATCGTCCTCGTCATTCCCGTCATGCTTTTTGTTGGCTGGGTCATGGAACGCGGCCTGATCAAGCATTTCTACAAGCGCCCGCACGCGGACCAGATTTTGGTGACCTTCGGTCTTGCTATCGTTCTGGGTGAAGTAGTGCGTTACTTCTTCGGTGCCAACCCGATCCAGACCCCTGCCCCCGAACACCTGCGCACATCATGGGACCTTGGTGTGGGGTTCGGCTTTCAGGCAAACGAAGTTATCTATCCAAAGTGGCGTTTGATCTACTTCTTCTTTTCTGCAGCCGTCATCTGCGGCGTCTTCGCCTTCCTGCAGTTCACAACCTTCGGTATGGTCGTTCGCGCCGGTATGGCAGACCGTGAAACTGTCGGCATGCTGGGGATCAACATCGATAAGCGCTTTACAATCATGTTTGGCATCGCGGCGGCGGTGGCTGGCATGGCAGGCGTCATGTACGCACCGATCCTGTCACCCTACTACACTTTGGGCATGGATTTCCTTGTGCTGTCATTCGTGGTGGTCGTCGTCGGCGGTATGGGATCACTGCCAGGCGCGGTTTTGTCAGGCTTCCTGCTCGGGATCCTGCAATCCTATGCAGCGATGACGCAAGTCAAGGACATCATCCCCGGAATCGACCAGGTCATCATCTACCTTGTCGCTATCATCATTCTACTAACCCGTCCGCGTGGCCTTATGGGTCGCAAGGGCGTGATGGAGGACTAA
- a CDS encoding branched-chain amino acid ABC transporter permease has translation MIGLDRKDTRLLLIVIAMTMLAPFLLNPFPTGSGLAQFNAGYADLMQRFVIYGIFAIGFNILFGLTGYLSFGHAAFLGVGSYSAVWMFKLLDYNVLWAIPVAVIVAGIFSVFIGYVSLRRSGIYFSILTLAFAQMSYNLAYSVFTPITNGETGLQVYNNDPQILLGANEPRVPHIFGLEMRATYEMSVGAWDFSFPVGYYFAAVIMLLSFYLSIRIFRSPFGMMLRAIKSNQTRMSYTGLNTKPYMLAAFVISGMYAGLAGGLLAAMDPLTGAERMQWTASGEVVLMVILGGVGTLLGPVLGAGIIKYAEKIFSKINENILHGWFEWMPDWLENPIVWIFARFVGEGWHLTLGLLFMLVIIFLPGGVVEGGQRIGRLFGRKKSKDASGATTPAE, from the coding sequence ATGATCGGACTGGACCGCAAAGATACCCGCCTGCTCCTTATCGTGATCGCGATGACGATGCTTGCACCCTTCCTTCTCAATCCGTTTCCTACGGGCAGTGGTCTTGCACAATTCAATGCAGGCTATGCCGACCTGATGCAGCGTTTCGTGATCTACGGAATCTTCGCGATCGGGTTCAACATCCTGTTTGGCCTGACCGGCTACCTTTCATTCGGTCACGCGGCCTTTTTGGGTGTGGGATCATACTCGGCGGTGTGGATGTTCAAATTGCTTGACTACAACGTCCTGTGGGCCATCCCGGTCGCCGTGATTGTTGCGGGCATCTTCTCGGTGTTCATCGGGTATGTGTCGCTGCGACGGTCAGGGATCTACTTCTCGATCCTGACGCTCGCCTTCGCGCAGATGTCCTATAACCTTGCTTATTCGGTGTTCACGCCAATCACGAACGGTGAGACCGGCTTGCAGGTGTACAACAACGACCCGCAGATCCTGTTGGGCGCGAACGAACCGCGCGTGCCACATATCTTTGGCCTCGAAATGCGCGCGACGTATGAAATGAGTGTCGGCGCATGGGATTTCTCATTCCCGGTCGGATATTACTTTGCGGCTGTCATCATGCTGCTGTCATTCTACCTGTCGATCCGCATCTTCCGCTCGCCTTTCGGAATGATGCTGCGGGCGATCAAATCCAACCAGACCCGGATGAGCTACACCGGTTTGAACACCAAACCGTACATGCTCGCAGCTTTCGTGATTTCCGGGATGTATGCCGGGCTTGCTGGTGGCCTTCTTGCCGCAATGGACCCGCTGACCGGGGCCGAACGCATGCAGTGGACCGCATCGGGCGAGGTCGTTTTGATGGTGATCCTTGGCGGCGTTGGCACGTTGCTTGGCCCGGTTCTGGGTGCAGGCATCATCAAGTACGCCGAAAAGATCTTCTCAAAGATCAATGAGAATATCCTACACGGCTGGTTTGAATGGATGCCGGACTGGCTTGAAAACCCGATTGTCTGGATTTTTGCCCGCTTTGTCGGCGAAGGATGGCACCTGACCCTCGGTCTGCTGTTCATGCTGGTGATTATCTTCCTGCCCGGCGGTGTCGTCGAAGGTGGACAACGGATTGGACGTCTGTTCGGTCGCAAGAAATCCAAAGACGCCAGTGGCGCAACCACACCTGCGGAATAA
- a CDS encoding ABC transporter ATP-binding protein, with translation MGILEVKGVNKRFGGLQALGNVNLSVAENTVHAIIGPNGAGKSTLLNVLVGKLIPDSGSVMFNGTSVLGRAPHEINQMGISRVFQTPEIFSDLTVMENVMIPCFAKRDGAFRMHAIEGMMHEADIIEQAETILEDVNMLDKRNMTAAAMSRGDKRRLEMAMCLVQEPKLLLLDEPTAGMARADTNNTIDLLKEIKEKRDITMAIIEHDMHVVFSLAERITVLAQGTPLVEETPENIKGHPKVREAYLGEAQV, from the coding sequence ATGGGAATCCTTGAAGTCAAAGGCGTCAACAAGCGCTTTGGTGGTTTGCAGGCACTTGGCAACGTGAACCTCAGCGTTGCCGAGAACACAGTGCACGCGATCATCGGACCGAACGGTGCCGGAAAATCGACACTGCTGAACGTGCTTGTGGGGAAACTGATCCCCGACAGCGGTTCGGTCATGTTCAACGGCACATCCGTTCTCGGGCGTGCGCCACATGAAATCAACCAGATGGGAATCAGCCGGGTGTTTCAGACGCCCGAGATTTTCAGCGACCTCACGGTCATGGAAAACGTGATGATCCCCTGTTTTGCCAAAAGGGATGGTGCGTTTCGTATGCACGCCATCGAAGGGATGATGCACGAAGCCGACATCATCGAGCAGGCAGAAACGATCTTGGAAGATGTCAACATGCTGGACAAGCGCAACATGACAGCAGCGGCGATGTCGCGCGGTGACAAGCGGCGTCTGGAAATGGCGATGTGCCTTGTTCAGGAACCAAAACTGTTGCTGCTGGACGAACCCACAGCCGGTATGGCGCGGGCCGACACAAACAACACGATCGACCTTCTGAAAGAGATCAAGGAAAAGCGCGATATCACGATGGCGATCATCGAACATGATATGCACGTTGTCTTCTCTCTGGCAGAGCGGATCACGGTTTTGGCCCAAGGCACCCCGCTGGTCGAAGAAACGCCTGAAAACATCAAAGGCCATCCCAAGGTGCGCGAAGCCTACCTTGGCGAAGCCCAGGTCTAG
- a CDS encoding ABC transporter ATP-binding protein: MSVTEQQFDTRLNNAATTPAFLSVWQIEGYYGESYIVQNVSFNIHEGEILALLGRNGAGKTSTLRTIARLDSPELRHGEIWLDHKPLHEMKSYQAAGEGIALVPEDRRIIAGLTVEENLQLAQIAPPKGWSLERIYELFPRLGERRKQEGVTLSGGEQQMLAIARALARDIKVLLLDEPYEGLAPVIVQEIAKTLEIIRDQGITTVIVEQNAVAALKLADRAVILDTGTVVFDGSAKEVLEDEALRSKYLAI; encoded by the coding sequence ATGTCAGTGACCGAACAACAATTCGATACGCGCCTCAACAATGCTGCAACGACACCCGCCTTCCTGAGTGTCTGGCAGATCGAAGGCTACTATGGCGAAAGCTATATCGTTCAGAACGTCAGCTTCAATATTCACGAAGGCGAAATACTTGCCCTCTTGGGTCGTAACGGGGCTGGCAAAACATCTACGCTGCGCACGATCGCGCGCCTTGACAGCCCCGAACTGCGGCATGGCGAGATCTGGTTGGATCACAAGCCACTGCACGAAATGAAAAGCTATCAGGCTGCGGGTGAGGGTATTGCACTTGTTCCCGAAGACCGGCGGATCATCGCGGGTCTGACCGTCGAGGAAAATCTGCAGCTTGCACAGATTGCGCCACCCAAGGGCTGGTCGCTTGAGCGGATTTATGAACTCTTTCCCCGCTTGGGTGAGCGTCGCAAGCAAGAAGGTGTAACACTTTCAGGTGGTGAACAGCAGATGCTCGCAATCGCCAGGGCCCTCGCCCGCGACATCAAGGTGCTATTGCTAGACGAGCCCTATGAAGGTCTCGCCCCCGTCATCGTGCAGGAAATTGCCAAGACTCTCGAAATTATCCGCGATCAGGGCATCACGACCGTGATCGTCGAACAGAACGCCGTGGCAGCCCTCAAACTTGCCGACCGCGCGGTCATTCTGGACACGGGCACAGTCGTCTTCGACGGCTCTGCCAAAGAAGTGCTGGAAGACGAAGCACTGCGCTCGAAGTACCTCGCTATCTAA
- the accB gene encoding acetyl-CoA carboxylase biotin carboxyl carrier protein produces MSNKTTHDSDVDFIQALAELLRANDLTELQVKRDYGENDSLNVRVSRHTQAVVQTSVPAPMPVAPAANAASSGPATSIPVSAQNSDDPANHPGAVTSPMVGTVYMAAEPGGAPFATVGQQVKEGDTLLIIEAMKTMNHIPAPRAGTIKRILVEDAGPVEFGAPLMIIE; encoded by the coding sequence ATGAGCAACAAAACCACCCACGACAGCGATGTCGACTTCATCCAGGCGCTTGCAGAACTGCTGCGCGCCAACGATTTGACAGAGCTGCAGGTCAAGCGTGACTACGGCGAAAACGACAGCCTGAACGTGCGTGTGAGCCGCCATACACAGGCGGTTGTGCAAACTTCCGTCCCAGCCCCAATGCCCGTTGCACCAGCAGCAAACGCTGCGTCGTCCGGGCCCGCCACATCAATCCCTGTTTCAGCACAAAATAGCGATGATCCTGCAAACCACCCGGGTGCAGTGACATCACCAATGGTGGGCACGGTCTATATGGCCGCTGAACCCGGTGGTGCACCGTTCGCAACCGTGGGACAGCAGGTGAAAGAAGGCGACACGCTTCTGATCATCGAAGCGATGAAGACGATGAACCACATCCCAGCCCCGCGCGCTGGCACGATCAAGCGGATCCTCGTCGAAGACGCAGGCCCTGTAGAGTTCGGTGCCCCATTGATGATCATCGAATAG